From Mycobacterium colombiense CECT 3035:
GTTCGGTGATGCGGCCCACCCGCAGGGCCCTGCCGATCCAGCCCACTGACAAGCCCCGCCTTACTCCGCGCCGCCGGCGCGCAGGTCTTCCAACACCGCGACGCGGTCGCTGAGCACCCCGGTGAGAACTTTGCGGGCCACCAGCAGCAGCTCGGCAATGTCTGGCGAGGCGATCGAGTAGATCACGGTGTTGCCGTCCCTGAGCGCGTCGACCACGCCGGCCCGGCGCAGCACCCCCAGCTGCTGAGACAGATTCGACGATTCCAGCCCGACCTCGGGCAACAGTTCGCCGACGGACTTCTCGCCCGCCACCAGCAGCTCGAGAATCCTGATCCGCGCCGGATGGCCCAACGTCTTGAAGAACTCGGCCTTGAGCTTGTACAACGGCTCCGACACGGCACCGATCTCCTGACGATTACAGCTTTTATAGAATCGAACAGTTGAAGAAATTATCAGATGTTGTTGCGGACTTCATCTCGGGCGCGGGTGACCGCCGCCACGGTTCAGGCCCGCGGCGTCGCCAGGAAGGCCTCGACAGCCTCGCGGTACAGCTGAGGCGCCTCGTCATGGATCAGGTGGCCTGCTTGCGGCGCCTTCAAATGCGTTGTCGCGTGGCCGGTTTCGGCCATCACTTGCATCTGTCCCGGTGGGGTCACCGAATTGCCGGCCTCGATGAGCAGCGCGGGGGCGCGCACCGCGCGCCACTGCGCCCAGTAGTCCCGGGTGCCCCACTCGGCGGCGATCTCGATCCAGCGGGCGGTATGGCCGTGCAGGCGCCAGCCGGTGTCGGTGCGGTCGAAGGCCTCCAGGAAATACTGGCCCGCGACGGGCCCGAATTCGGCGAAAACCTGCTCGGCGGAATCGAATTCGACGGGAAGGGCGTGCAACCACGGTTCCCAGGGGCCGGTGGTGCGGCCGCGGAAGTCCGGCGCCATGTCCTCGAGCACCAGGGCGGACACCAGTTCGGGCCGCTGCGCCGCCAAACACCACGAGTGCAGGGCGCCCATCGAATGCCCCACCATCCGGGCCGGCTCCCCCAGCGAACCCACCGCCTCGGCCAGATCGGCCACGAACCGTTCGGTGCTGATCGGGTGCGGATCGTCGACGTCACGACCCCGGTGCCACGGGGCGTCGTAGGTGTACACGGTGCCCAGCCCGGTCAGCCAGGGCAGCTGCCGCGGCCAGGTGCTTCCGCGCCCCATCAGGCCGTGCACCAGCACCAGCGGCTCACCGACGCCCCCCTGGCACGTCAACAGTTGGCTGGGCATAGCACCATCTTGCGTGCACCGCCCTCGGACCCGGCACCGGGATGGGCGGGGTAGCCTAGCGGCATGTCGCCAGTGGTGAAGATCAACGCAATCGAAGTACCCGCCGACGCCGGCCCGGAGCTGGAGAAGCGGTTCGCCCACCGGGCGCACGCCGTCGACAACCAGCCGGGCTTCCTCGGCTTCCAGCTGCTCCGCCCGATCAAGGGCGAGAACCGCTACTTCGTGGTGACGCAGTGGGAGTCCGAAGAGGCGTTCCAGGCGTGGGCGCAGGGCCCCGCGATCGAGGCGCACTCCGGCGAGCGGGCGAAGCCGGTGGCGACCGGGGCCTCGCTGCTGGAATTCGAGGTTGTGATGGACGTTGCCGGCAACAAGCAGGCTGGCTAGCGGGCTGTCGGCCTGGCGCCGCGCATTGACGCTGAGCGCGGCCGCCGCACTGGTAGCGACATCGGCGCCCGGGTGCGCCCCCAACCCCTCTCCGCAGGCCAACGCCGCGAATCCGGGGCGGCAGATCGACACCCGGACCCCGCCCGGAATCCGGGCGCAGCAGACGTTGGACATGCTCAACTCGGACTGGCCCATCGGCCCGGTCGGCGTTCGCACGCTGGCCGCGCCGGACATGGTCGAGTCGGTGGAGACCACCATGGAGG
This genomic window contains:
- the mhuD gene encoding mycobilin-forming heme oxygenase MhuD — translated: MSPVVKINAIEVPADAGPELEKRFAHRAHAVDNQPGFLGFQLLRPIKGENRYFVVTQWESEEAFQAWAQGPAIEAHSGERAKPVATGASLLEFEVVMDVAGNKQAG
- a CDS encoding lsr2/espR transcriptional regulator; this translates as MSEPLYKLKAEFFKTLGHPARIRILELLVAGEKSVGELLPEVGLESSNLSQQLGVLRRAGVVDALRDGNTVIYSIASPDIAELLLVARKVLTGVLSDRVAVLEDLRAGGAE
- a CDS encoding alpha/beta fold hydrolase; its protein translation is MPSQLLTCQGGVGEPLVLVHGLMGRGSTWPRQLPWLTGLGTVYTYDAPWHRGRDVDDPHPISTERFVADLAEAVGSLGEPARMVGHSMGALHSWCLAAQRPELVSALVLEDMAPDFRGRTTGPWEPWLHALPVEFDSAEQVFAEFGPVAGQYFLEAFDRTDTGWRLHGHTARWIEIAAEWGTRDYWAQWRAVRAPALLIEAGNSVTPPGQMQVMAETGHATTHLKAPQAGHLIHDEAPQLYREAVEAFLATPRA